The sequence CCGCGACGCCCGCGACGTCGCCCGAACGCTTTGCCGAGATGGTGGCGGCGGCGAAGGACTATATCGCCGCGGGCGACATTTTTCAGGTGGTGCTATCGCAGCGCTTCTCGACGCCGTTCGACCTGCCGCCCTTCGATCTGTACCGCGCGCTTCGGCGCGTCAATCCGTCGCCCTTTCTCTATTTTCTCGATCTGCCGGGTTTTGCGCTCATCGGCTCGTCGCCCGAGATACTGGTGCGTGTGCGCGACGGCGAGATCACGATCCGGCCGATCGCGGGCACGCGCCCGCGCGGACGCACCAGCGCCGAGGACGCCGAAAACCGCGAAAGCCTGCTCGCCGACCCCAAGGAGCGCGCCGAGCATCTGATGCTGCTCGATCTCGGCCGCAACGATGTCGGCCGCGCGGCGATCGGCGGCAGCGTCACCGTGACCGACAGCTATACGGTCGAGTTCTACAGCCATGTCATGCACATCGTATCGAACGTCATCGGCCGCATCGCGCCGGGTAAAGACGCGATCGACGCGCTGTTCGCAGGCTTTCCCGCCGGGACGGTGAGCGGCGCGCCCAAGGTTCGCGCGTGCCAGATCATCGCCGAGCTGGAGGCCGACGCGCGCGGGCCTTATGCGGGCGGCGTCGGCTATTTCGCGCCCGACGGCAATATGGACAGCTGCATCGTCCTGCGCACCGCGATCGTCAAGGACGGCATGATGCACGTTCAGGCGGGGGCGGGGATCGTCGCCGACAGCGATCCGGCCTATGAACAGCGTGAGTGCGAGGCGAAGGCGGGCGCGCTCTTCGCTGCCGCGCGCGAGGCAGTGCGGGTCGCGGGGGCCGCGGGGTACGGGCAGTAAGGTTGGGGTGTCCTTTGCTTGGCCGCTTGCGGCGGTGATGCGGATATCGGTGATTGACCGAAAGCGGGGCTTTATTCCATCGTCATCCCGGCGGATAAGGGAAGGTCAGCTTACTTACCCCATCAGCCACCGCACCCGCCGGAATCACAACGCCCGGGCCTTGTTCCCAAGACCCGGGCGCCTGTGACGAACACTCGCCATCCCCCTTGTTGCAGGCCTGGCGAAAGGCCTGCACTCCCTGGAGCCGGGCCTTCGGGCCGCGTTGTTCCAGAAGCCAGAGGGGTAGGTGGGTGGTGGCCTTTTGTCACCCTTCCGCGCGCTGCCGAGCGCGCTTTTTCAAAGCCCTGTGGCCAATGGGCAACATATGTTGCGAATCGCTCGCATTGCACCGCCCATTGCCAGCGCCCCGCGACCTGCCTAAAGCGGCGCCATGCGTGATGCTTTTTCTGCGCCGCAAGGACCGCGATCTACATGATTCTCCGCCCTTATGAGCGCGCCATCTTCAAACGCTATCTGCTGCCGCAGCGCGGCGAGGGCTTCATCTTCGTGGCGGCGGCGTTCAGTTTCGTCGCCGTGACGCTGGGCGTCGCGGCGCTGGTCGTCGTGATGAGCGTGATGAACGGCGTGCGCAGCGACCTGTTCGACAAGATCGTCGGCCTGAACGGCCATGCGGTCGTGCAGGGTTTCGGCGGACGGCTCGACGACTGGCGCGACGTGCTGGAGCAGGCGAAGGCGACGCCGGGGGTCACCTCGGCCACGCCGCTGATCGAGCAGCCGCTGCTTGCAACCTTCGGCGGGCGCGTCGAAGGGGTGCTGGTGCGCGGCATGACCGTGCCCGACATTCGCAGCAACGCCGTGCTGGGCGGCAAGGTGTTGCAGGGCAGCCTGAACAGCCTGACGCCGGGGTCCGGCAATGTCGCGATCGGCAGCGAACTCGCCCGCAACCTCGGTGCGACGGTCGGCTCGAACGTGACGATCATCAATCCGCAGGGCCGCTCGACGCCATTCGGAACGGTGCCGCGCGAGATCGGCTACCGGGTATCGGCGGTGTTCGAGATCGGCGTCTATGACTTCGACAAGGCCTATATCGTCATGCCGATGGAGGATGCGCAGCTCTTGCTGCTCAGCGGCGACCAGATCGGGATGATCGAGGTCAAGACCGAAGATCCCGACCGCGTGGGCGAGATTTTGCAGCCGCTCGCCGAAAAGCTGGCGGCGCAGGCGGTCGTGTCCGACTGGCGGTCGATGAACGCCAGCCTGTTCGAGGCGCTGTCGATCGAGCGCGTCGCGATGTTCGTGATCCTGTCGCTGATCATCCTGGTCGCGTCGTTCAACATCATTTCCTCGCTCATCATGCTGGTGCGCGCCAAGACGCGCGACATGGCGATTTTGCGCACGATGGGCGCGCCGCGCGATTCGGTGATGCGCATCTTCATGGCGATCGGCCTGTCGATCGGCGTCGCGGGAACGATCGTCGGCATGATCGCCGGCTTCGGGCTGCTCTATTTCCGGCAGGGGGTGCTGCGCGGGGTCGAGTTTCTGACCGGCCAGCCCTTGTGGGATCCTTCGATCCGCTTTCTGACCGAACTGCCGTCAAAGCCCGATCCGGTCGAAATCGTCGGCATCGCGGTGATGGTGATCGTCTTCAGTTTCCTCGCGACGCTCTATCCCGCCTACAAGGCGGCGAACACCGATCCGGTGCAGGTGCTGCGCTATGAATGACGCCGCGCTGGAACTCGTCGACCTTCAGCGCAGCTTCGTGCAGGGGGACGTCACCATCGACGTACTGCGCGGCGTCAATGCGTCGCTGCGCCGCGGCGAGATCGTTGCGCTGCTGGGGCCGTCGGGATCGGGCAAGTCGACGATGCTCCAGGCGGTCGGCCTTCTCGAAGGCGGCTTCGGCGGCACGATCCGCATCGACGGCGAGGATGTGACGCGATTCCAGCAAGGCGAACGCACCAGGACGCGGCGCGAAAAGATCGGCTTCGTCTATCAGTTTCACCACCTGCTCCCCGATTTCAACGCGATCGAGAATGTCGTGCTGCCGCAGCTCATTCGCGGCGCGGGGCAGGCGGAGGCCGAGGAGCGCGCCGCCGACCTGCTGGGGAGGCTTGGGCTCGCCGAACGGCTGCACCACAAGCCGAGCAAGCTGTCGGGCGGCGAGCAGCAGCGCGTCGCGGTGGCGCGCGCGCTGGCGAACCGGCCCTTGCTCGTGCTCGCCGATGAGCCGACGGGCAATCTCGACGAAGCGACCGCCGACCGGGTGTTCGACCAATTCGTGAAGCTGGTCCGCGATCATGGGTCGGCGGCGCTCGTCGCGACGCATAACGAACGGCTCGCGGCGCGGATGGACCGCGTGTTGCGCTTGCACGAGGGGCGGATCGAGGCGTAGGCTCCTCCCGCCGGAGGTAGGGGGATTGCCGATGACCATCCGTTTCATGGTGGCGCTGTTCGCCCTGGTGCTGGGCGGTGCGAGCGCTGGACAGGCCCAGTCGCCGCCGCCGCCGCCGCCGCCGTCGGCCCCACCGCCGCCGCCACCCATATTGCCCCCGCCGATCTTGCCCGCGCCGCCGACCTGCATCGGCCCCGAATATCGCGCCTTCGATTTCTGGGTCGGCGAATGGGACGTTTTTGCCAACGGTGCGACCACACAGGTCGCGACGAGCAGCATCGAGGCGATGTTCGGCGGCTGTGCGATCCGCGAAACCTGGAAGCCCTTCAAGGGCGCGGGTGGCGGCTCCTTTAGCCATTATGACAAGGAACGCCGCCGCTGGCGGCAAGCGTGGGTCGATGGCAGTGGGACGCGGGTCGATTTCGACGGCGGCGTCGCCGAAGGGCGGATGGTGCTGACGGGGCATTGGGCGAATGTTGCCGGAAAGGGCAAGGACGGGCTGATCCGCATGACCTTCAGCAAACTGCCGGGCGGCGCGGTGCGCCAGCATGGCGAACAGTCGCTTGATCACGGACTGACATGGGCGACGAGTTTCGATTTCGTATACAGGCCGCGCAAGGCGGGGGAGGATTGATATGGGGCTTTACGATCTCTCGGCGAAACTGCCGGGCGGCGGCGCGCAGTCGCTCGCGGACTATCGGGGCAAGGTGCTGCTGATCGTCAACACCGCATCGAAATGCGGCTTCACCCCGCAATATGAAGGGCTGGAGGAACTGTATCGCGATTACAAGGATCGCGGGTTCGAGATATTGGCTTTCCCGTGCAACCAGTTCGGCGCGCAGGAACCGGGCGACGCCGAGGAGATCCGCAATTTCTGTTCGCTGACCTATGATGTGTCGTTCCCGTTGATGGCAAAGATCGACGTCAATGGCGACGACGCCGACCCGATCTTCAAGCATCTGAAGAAGGAAAAGACCGGGCTTCTGGGCAGCGCGATCAAGTGGAACTTCACCAAGTTCCTCGTCGATCGCGACGGCAAGGTCGTCTCGCGCCACGCGCCGACGACGAAGCCCGAGCAGCTGCGCAAAGAGATTGAGGAACTGCTGGGTTAGCGGACAAGAAATCGTCATTGCGAGCGAAGCGAAGCAATCCCCAGCTATCAACCGCAAGTTGAGATCAATAGCTGGAGATTGCCGCGTCGCCTTCGGCTCCTCGCAATGACGTTTTTGTGAAACGAGGCCATGGTCGAATCATCCCGGTCACGTTAGCGTCACCCGATGGCCTACAGCCCCTTCGTTCCCCTGCGCGTCTTTTCCAGTTACACGATGCTCGAAGGGGCGATCGAGCCCAAGGCGATTGCCAAGGCGGCGCGCGAGCGCGGATTTCCGGCGATTGCAATTGCCGATCGCAACGGGCTCTATGGCGTCATGGCCTTTGGCGAAGCGTGCAAGGCCGCCGGGGTGCAGCCGATCGTCGGCGCGCTGCTCAGCGTTGCGCGGCCTGGGCAGCGGATGGCGAACGGCGCGCCGCTGATCGACTGGCTCGCGCTTTATGCGCAGGACGAGACGGGTTACAATAATCTCTGCGGGCTGGTGTCGGCGGCCCATCTCGCGCGACCCGTCGAGTTGGAACCGCACATTGTCTTGGCCGATTTGGCGGGCAAGACCGACGGCCTCCTCTGCCTGACGGGCGGTGGCGAAGGCGCTTTGGCGCGCCTGCTCGCGGGCGAGCAGCAAAGCGCCGCCGAAGATTATGTCGAGCAACTGGAGGCGCTGTTCGGCGGACGGCTTTACATCGAGCTGTCGAGGCGCGGCGACGCCACCGAGCAGGCGGCCGAAAATGCACTGATCGAGATGGCCTATGCACGCGCGCTGCCGATCGTTGCCACCAATCCCGCCAATTTCGTCGAACCGCAATTCCACGCCGCGCACGATGCGATGCTGTGCATCGCGCAGTCGGCCTATGTCGAGAGCGAGGATCGCCGGTCGAGCAATCCCGAGGCGTGGCTGAAGCCCGCGGAGGCGATGGAGGATGCCTTTTCCGACCTGCCCGAAGCGATCCGCAACACGCTGGTGATCGCACAACGCTGTGCGTTCATGGCGCCGAAGCGCAAGCCGATCCTGCCGAGCCTTGCGGGCGACCGTGAAGGCGAGGCCGCGCAATTGAAGGCCGACGCCCATGCGGGGCTGGAGGCGCGGCTCGCGCTCTATCCCGACCTGACCGCCGACGAGCGGCAGGCCTATGTCGAACGGCTCGATTATGAGATCGACGTCATCACGCAAATGGGCTTTCCCGGCTATTTCCTGATCGTTGCCGACTTCATCAAATGGGCGAAGGCGCAGGATATTCCGGTTGGACCGGGGCGCGGGTCGGGCGCGGGCAGCGTCGTTGCATGGGCGCTGACGATCACCGACCTCGACCCCTTGAAATTGGGCCTGCTGTTCGAGCGATTCCTCAATCCCGAGCGCGTGTCGATGCCCGACTTCGACATCGACTTCTGCGAAACGCGGCGCGGCGAGGTGATCCGCTATGTGCAGGAGAAATACGGTCGCGACACCGTCGCGCAGATCATCACCTTCGGGAAGCTGAAGGCGCGCGCGGTGCTCAAGGACACCGGGCGCGTGCTCCAGATGAGCTATGGCCAGGTCGACCGGCTCGCGAAGCTGGTGCCGAACCATCCGACCGACCCCTGGACGCTCGAACGCGCGCTGAATGGCGTTTCGGAGCTGATGACCGAATATAAGCAGGACGACGGGGTGCGGCGCCTGTTCGACATGGCGCGCCAGCTGGAAGGGCTTCCGCGGCACAGTTCGACCCACGCCGCCGGCGTGGTGATCGGCGATCGGCCGCTCGATCAACTCGTCCCGCTTTATCGCGACCCGCGCTCGGACATGCCCGTGACGCAGTTCGACATGAAATATGTCGAGACCGCGGGGCTGGTGAAGTTCGACTTCCTCGGCCTCAAGACGCTGTCGGTGCTGAAGGAGGCGCGGCGGCTGCTCGCGCTGCGCGGGATCGACGTCGACCTCGACACCCTCGCGTGGGACGATCCGGCGGTTTATGAACTGCTCCAGCGCGGCGACACCGTCGGGGTGTTCCAGCTCGAATCCGAAGGGATGCGGCGCACGCTGTCGGCGGTGAAGCCGACCAATTTCGGCGACATCATCGCGCTCGTCGCGCTCTATCGACCGGGGCCGATGGACAATATCCCGCTGTTCGGCGCGCGCAAGAACGGGCGCGAGCCGATCGCCTATCCGCACCCGCTGCTCGAGGGCATCCTCGCGGAAACATACGGGATCTTCGTCTATCAGGAACAGGTGATGCAGGCCGCGCAGATTCTGGCCGGCTACAGCCTCGGCGGCGCCGACCTGCTCCGCCGTGCGATGGGCAAGAAGATTCAGGCGGAGATGGACGCGCAGCGCGAAACCTTCGTCAAGGGCTGCGGCGAGCATAACCAGATCGACGCGAAGACCGCGAACGAGCTGTTCGACTTGATCGACAAGTTTGCGGGCTATGGCTTCAACAAGAGCCATGCCGCCGCCTATGCGCTGCTCTCCTATCAGACGGCATGGCTGAAGGCGCATTATCCGCATGAGTTCTTTGCCGCGTCCATGTCGTTCGACAGCCACCAGACCGATAAATTGTCGGTGTTCATCGACGACATGCGGCGGCTGAATATCGACATTGCGCCGCCGTCGATCAACGACAGCGAAGCCGATTTTTCGGTCGGCCGCACCGACGGGGGACTGGCGGTGCGCTATGCGCTGGGGGCGCTCAAAGGCGTCGGTGAAAAGGCGATGGAGGCGCTGGTCGCCGAGCGGCAGGCGAAGGGCGATTTCGCCAGCCTCGACGATTTCGCGAGCCGCATCGACCCCAAGCTGCTCAATCGGCGGCAGATTGAGGCGCTTGCCGGGGCGGGGGCCTTTGATTGCGTCGAGCCCGACCGCCCGCGCGCCTTTGCGGGCGCCGAGGCTCTGCTGGCTTGCGCCAATGCATCGGCGCACGAACGCTCGACGGGGCAGGGCGGCCTGTTCGGCGGCGACATCACGATCGCGCCGGCATTGCAGCTCCCCGCCGCCGAGCCCTGGACGCTCGCCGAGCGGATGACGCGCGAAAAGGAGGCTTTCGGCTTCTACTTTTCGGCGCATCCGGTCGAGCAATATGAAGCGATCCTGTCCGCGC is a genomic window of Sphingopyxis sp. FD7 containing:
- the trpE gene encoding anthranilate synthase component I codes for the protein MSLEGRAAALEALAAGRGAVVWQRLIADIETPVSAALKLIEPGRGDWVLESVESGETRGRYSLIGLDPDLMFEVRGEAARVNRDWRRDRDAFSPVEAGALRALRDLVAECRFDVPDGLPKALATLVGFFAYETIGLVERIPRAPGAGLGLPDMIFVRPTTILVFDRLADELFLIAPIWPDAHGAIDRMIDTAEERLESIAARLSSASVHADRASTASLPDDIAATPATSPERFAEMVAAAKDYIAAGDIFQVVLSQRFSTPFDLPPFDLYRALRRVNPSPFLYFLDLPGFALIGSSPEILVRVRDGEITIRPIAGTRPRGRTSAEDAENRESLLADPKERAEHLMLLDLGRNDVGRAAIGGSVTVTDSYTVEFYSHVMHIVSNVIGRIAPGKDAIDALFAGFPAGTVSGAPKVRACQIIAELEADARGPYAGGVGYFAPDGNMDSCIVLRTAIVKDGMMHVQAGAGIVADSDPAYEQRECEAKAGALFAAAREAVRVAGAAGYGQ
- a CDS encoding lipoprotein-releasing ABC transporter permease subunit codes for the protein MILRPYERAIFKRYLLPQRGEGFIFVAAAFSFVAVTLGVAALVVVMSVMNGVRSDLFDKIVGLNGHAVVQGFGGRLDDWRDVLEQAKATPGVTSATPLIEQPLLATFGGRVEGVLVRGMTVPDIRSNAVLGGKVLQGSLNSLTPGSGNVAIGSELARNLGATVGSNVTIINPQGRSTPFGTVPREIGYRVSAVFEIGVYDFDKAYIVMPMEDAQLLLLSGDQIGMIEVKTEDPDRVGEILQPLAEKLAAQAVVSDWRSMNASLFEALSIERVAMFVILSLIILVASFNIISSLIMLVRAKTRDMAILRTMGAPRDSVMRIFMAIGLSIGVAGTIVGMIAGFGLLYFRQGVLRGVEFLTGQPLWDPSIRFLTELPSKPDPVEIVGIAVMVIVFSFLATLYPAYKAANTDPVQVLRYE
- a CDS encoding ABC transporter ATP-binding protein, with amino-acid sequence MNDAALELVDLQRSFVQGDVTIDVLRGVNASLRRGEIVALLGPSGSGKSTMLQAVGLLEGGFGGTIRIDGEDVTRFQQGERTRTRREKIGFVYQFHHLLPDFNAIENVVLPQLIRGAGQAEAEERAADLLGRLGLAERLHHKPSKLSGGEQQRVAVARALANRPLLVLADEPTGNLDEATADRVFDQFVKLVRDHGSAALVATHNERLAARMDRVLRLHEGRIEA
- a CDS encoding glutathione peroxidase is translated as MGLYDLSAKLPGGGAQSLADYRGKVLLIVNTASKCGFTPQYEGLEELYRDYKDRGFEILAFPCNQFGAQEPGDAEEIRNFCSLTYDVSFPLMAKIDVNGDDADPIFKHLKKEKTGLLGSAIKWNFTKFLVDRDGKVVSRHAPTTKPEQLRKEIEELLG
- the dnaE gene encoding DNA polymerase III subunit alpha, whose product is MAYSPFVPLRVFSSYTMLEGAIEPKAIAKAARERGFPAIAIADRNGLYGVMAFGEACKAAGVQPIVGALLSVARPGQRMANGAPLIDWLALYAQDETGYNNLCGLVSAAHLARPVELEPHIVLADLAGKTDGLLCLTGGGEGALARLLAGEQQSAAEDYVEQLEALFGGRLYIELSRRGDATEQAAENALIEMAYARALPIVATNPANFVEPQFHAAHDAMLCIAQSAYVESEDRRSSNPEAWLKPAEAMEDAFSDLPEAIRNTLVIAQRCAFMAPKRKPILPSLAGDREGEAAQLKADAHAGLEARLALYPDLTADERQAYVERLDYEIDVITQMGFPGYFLIVADFIKWAKAQDIPVGPGRGSGAGSVVAWALTITDLDPLKLGLLFERFLNPERVSMPDFDIDFCETRRGEVIRYVQEKYGRDTVAQIITFGKLKARAVLKDTGRVLQMSYGQVDRLAKLVPNHPTDPWTLERALNGVSELMTEYKQDDGVRRLFDMARQLEGLPRHSSTHAAGVVIGDRPLDQLVPLYRDPRSDMPVTQFDMKYVETAGLVKFDFLGLKTLSVLKEARRLLALRGIDVDLDTLAWDDPAVYELLQRGDTVGVFQLESEGMRRTLSAVKPTNFGDIIALVALYRPGPMDNIPLFGARKNGREPIAYPHPLLEGILAETYGIFVYQEQVMQAAQILAGYSLGGADLLRRAMGKKIQAEMDAQRETFVKGCGEHNQIDAKTANELFDLIDKFAGYGFNKSHAAAYALLSYQTAWLKAHYPHEFFAASMSFDSHQTDKLSVFIDDMRRLNIDIAPPSINDSEADFSVGRTDGGLAVRYALGALKGVGEKAMEALVAERQAKGDFASLDDFASRIDPKLLNRRQIEALAGAGAFDCVEPDRPRAFAGAEALLACANASAHERSTGQGGLFGGDITIAPALQLPAAEPWTLAERMTREKEAFGFYFSAHPVEQYEAILSARGARTYGDICENVEMTPGTRIPMVMAAMVESARARVSQRGNRFLNLTLSDRSGQFQSSCFDEAAGKVLEGLAGEGGCALLSVELDLLEGEETPRVTVRGAQPLADIAATASLQLLCRVEAPEAIAEMARLLEKRGDARGRVIVATPDPMTDEDVRIELGRGFALGPDIVTRLDLVPGISEAALSLVAPREFRVR